One window from the genome of Amycolatopsis sp. NBC_01480 encodes:
- a CDS encoding RNA polymerase sigma factor has translation MTDVQTTEVDPPWEGLTGAELHAACMEAARAGDRQAMAKLVDELTPLVWHVARANGLDRQVAEDVVQTVWLALFSQLDKLRDPRALAAWLITTTRREATHPFGRRIQPVPLSDEVAENLPSTQPAPEEEAIRADRDRRVWRAFLRLPTRCQELLRLTVLAGRAEYRAVAEAMRMPRGSVGPTRGRCLDSMRDLLAGEGGDR, from the coding sequence GTGACCGACGTGCAAACCACCGAGGTAGACCCGCCATGGGAAGGCCTGACCGGCGCCGAGCTGCACGCTGCCTGCATGGAGGCGGCCCGAGCCGGTGACCGGCAGGCGATGGCGAAACTCGTCGACGAGCTGACACCGCTCGTCTGGCACGTCGCACGCGCGAACGGCCTCGACCGCCAGGTCGCCGAAGACGTCGTGCAGACCGTGTGGCTCGCGCTGTTCAGCCAGCTGGACAAGCTGCGGGACCCGCGCGCGCTGGCCGCGTGGCTGATCACCACCACCCGCCGCGAGGCGACCCACCCGTTCGGCCGCCGGATCCAGCCGGTGCCGCTGAGCGACGAGGTCGCGGAGAACCTGCCGAGCACCCAACCCGCACCCGAGGAGGAAGCGATCCGCGCCGACCGCGACCGTCGTGTCTGGCGCGCCTTCCTCCGGTTGCCCACCCGCTGTCAGGAGTTGCTCCGGCTGACCGTGCTGGCCGGACGCGCCGAGTACCGCGCGGTCGCCGAAGCCATGCGCATGCCACGTGGCAGCGTCGGACCCACCAGGGGTCGTTGCCTCGACTCGATGCGCGATCTCCTCGCAGGTGAAGGGGGCGACCGATGA
- a CDS encoding carboxypeptidase regulatory-like domain-containing protein — protein MNDIGTPGGGRAMPDDETLLADIDRFLDELDPPPEDLVQRVQFALELENLDVEVARWERLDELAGVRSTATGTITFTVSDLTVMINLTKIGKTHRIDGWLVPAGEYEVEVRVADQGTFATVADEGGRFVLEGVPQGTTQILVHLGEGPRRRTVVTPTVVL, from the coding sequence ATGAACGACATCGGTACGCCGGGAGGAGGCAGAGCGATGCCGGACGATGAAACCCTGCTCGCGGACATCGATCGTTTCCTCGACGAGCTGGACCCGCCACCGGAAGACCTGGTGCAGCGGGTCCAATTCGCGCTGGAACTCGAGAACCTGGACGTCGAGGTCGCGCGCTGGGAGCGGCTCGACGAGCTGGCCGGCGTTCGCAGCACGGCCACGGGCACGATCACCTTCACCGTCAGCGACCTGACGGTGATGATCAACCTGACCAAGATCGGCAAGACGCACCGGATCGACGGCTGGCTGGTGCCCGCCGGCGAGTACGAGGTGGAGGTGCGCGTGGCCGACCAGGGCACGTTCGCCACCGTCGCGGACGAGGGCGGCCGGTTCGTGCTGGAGGGCGTTCCGCAGGGTACGACGCAGATCCTGGTTCACCTGGGGGAGGGCCCGCGCCGCCGGACGGTGGTGACTCCGACGGTTGTGCTCTAG
- a CDS encoding CHAT domain-containing protein, producing MTAAASDLYARGRAAASDQRPAEAVRLLKQSLPLIARIAEPGPELLELHTRVLISLAAAEAEVTSTDAGLAHLDAAETARLRLPAGRLRGELRLIVIIQQGVILMRAGRFRESLAAYDTVLPGVEAEFQDNGFILVSVLNNRALVHMAMNNPDAAQADLNHALALAVERGHPRLEGKTRQNLGDHAQLVGDVPQALSSYEQAARILTTESPGSLPLIRLDQARALLTAGLGEEAARHLDEALPALRDNGSGQHIAEAEVARAAAALLEGDFALARKFASDARRRFLRRGNRTWAEIAGLARLRADVHKILSADGGKSSPRLPRELVSLAERLADLGLRDEAAVARLLAVRLLLRRDEVDEAVAVLARVPKPRATTPIDHRMLLRLCRAELAVATDRPRSALAQARAGLRELGMIRDRMGGLDLVCGTAVHGEELGRLAMRLVLRRARRNAAGARRMFAWLERTRAQVYRYEPLPVIEDPALARNINEMRHIQRMIQRARLEGEPVKALEQRYTHLQQEASRLGWYTSQWGRPRPVATPDEVVAQLGERVLVSLVPYNGQLYSVVVDRGTFRLLKLGPLADIVETATQLHADLDALAPDLLPPPLAEAVGASARVRADKLDRLISASLVKTLDDRELVIVPIGQLYALPWGALPSLRGRAVSIAPSATAWITAKRRTTAGPVLLAGGPGVPGSVGEVSKLRSVYPDARLVDGADATSEAVLAALDGTRLAHLVAHGAHEPANALFSRLELVDGPLFAHETSRLTRPPESVVLAACELAMSHIRPGEEALGFAGTLLAGGSRTVIGAVARVGDRAAADTMADLHRRLADGTPPALALAEAIAIDPLRRPFVCLGAG from the coding sequence GTGACTGCTGCGGCGAGCGATCTTTACGCGCGAGGCCGTGCGGCCGCTTCCGATCAACGTCCGGCTGAAGCGGTGCGGCTGCTCAAGCAGTCGCTGCCGCTGATCGCACGGATCGCCGAGCCCGGGCCCGAGCTGCTGGAGCTGCACACCCGCGTGCTGATCAGCCTGGCCGCGGCCGAGGCCGAGGTGACCTCGACCGACGCCGGGCTGGCGCACCTGGACGCCGCCGAAACCGCCCGGCTGCGGCTGCCCGCGGGACGGCTCCGGGGTGAGCTGCGGCTGATCGTCATCATCCAGCAAGGCGTCATCCTCATGCGGGCCGGGCGATTCCGGGAGTCGCTCGCCGCTTACGACACCGTGCTGCCGGGCGTCGAGGCCGAATTCCAGGACAACGGGTTCATCCTGGTCTCGGTGCTCAACAACCGGGCGCTGGTGCACATGGCGATGAACAACCCGGACGCCGCGCAGGCCGACCTGAACCACGCGCTCGCGCTGGCCGTCGAGCGCGGCCACCCCCGGCTCGAGGGCAAGACCCGGCAGAACCTGGGGGACCACGCGCAGCTCGTCGGCGATGTCCCGCAAGCACTGTCCAGTTACGAGCAGGCGGCCCGCATCCTGACCACCGAGTCGCCCGGCTCGCTGCCCCTGATCCGGCTCGACCAGGCCCGCGCGCTGCTCACCGCCGGCCTCGGCGAGGAGGCGGCGCGCCACCTCGACGAAGCGCTGCCTGCGTTGCGGGACAACGGATCCGGCCAGCACATCGCCGAGGCCGAGGTCGCCCGCGCGGCCGCCGCGCTGCTCGAAGGCGACTTCGCGCTGGCCCGGAAGTTCGCCTCCGACGCGCGCCGCCGCTTCCTGCGCCGTGGCAACCGGACGTGGGCCGAGATCGCGGGCCTCGCCCGGCTGCGCGCCGACGTCCACAAGATCCTCTCCGCTGACGGCGGGAAGTCGTCGCCGCGGCTGCCCCGGGAACTGGTGTCGCTGGCGGAACGGCTGGCCGACCTCGGCCTGCGCGACGAGGCCGCGGTGGCGCGCTTGCTGGCCGTCCGATTGCTGCTGCGGCGCGACGAAGTCGACGAGGCGGTCGCCGTGCTCGCCCGCGTGCCGAAGCCGCGCGCGACGACGCCGATCGACCACCGGATGCTGCTCCGGCTGTGCCGCGCCGAGCTCGCCGTGGCCACGGACCGGCCGCGCTCGGCGTTGGCGCAGGCCCGCGCCGGACTGCGTGAGCTGGGCATGATCCGCGACCGGATGGGCGGGCTCGACCTGGTCTGCGGCACCGCCGTGCACGGCGAGGAGCTGGGCCGGCTCGCGATGCGGCTGGTGCTGCGGCGCGCGCGTCGCAACGCCGCGGGCGCCCGTCGCATGTTCGCCTGGCTGGAGCGAACGCGCGCGCAGGTGTACCGGTACGAGCCGCTTCCGGTGATCGAGGATCCGGCGCTGGCCCGGAACATCAACGAGATGCGGCACATCCAGCGCATGATCCAGCGCGCCCGGCTCGAGGGCGAGCCCGTGAAAGCGCTGGAGCAGCGCTATACCCACCTTCAGCAGGAGGCGAGCCGGCTCGGCTGGTACACGAGCCAGTGGGGCCGCCCGCGCCCGGTCGCGACGCCCGACGAGGTCGTGGCCCAGCTCGGCGAACGCGTGCTGGTCAGCCTCGTGCCCTACAACGGCCAGCTCTACTCGGTGGTCGTCGACCGCGGCACGTTCCGGCTGCTCAAGCTCGGCCCGCTGGCCGACATCGTCGAGACGGCGACCCAGCTGCACGCGGACCTCGACGCCCTCGCGCCCGACCTGCTGCCGCCGCCGCTGGCCGAGGCGGTGGGCGCGTCCGCGCGCGTCCGGGCGGACAAGCTGGACCGGCTGATCTCCGCGTCACTGGTCAAGACGCTGGACGACCGCGAGCTCGTGATCGTCCCCATTGGACAGTTGTACGCGCTGCCGTGGGGCGCGCTGCCTTCGCTGCGGGGACGCGCGGTGTCGATCGCGCCCTCGGCGACCGCGTGGATCACGGCCAAGCGCCGGACCACGGCGGGCCCGGTGCTGCTGGCCGGCGGGCCGGGGGTGCCGGGCTCCGTCGGCGAGGTGAGCAAGCTGCGCTCGGTTTACCCGGACGCGCGGCTGGTCGACGGCGCCGACGCCACCAGCGAAGCCGTGCTCGCCGCCCTCGACGGCACCCGCCTGGCCCACCTCGTCGCGCACGGCGCGCACGAGCCCGCGAACGCCCTGTTCTCCCGCCTGGAACTCGTCGACGGCCCGCTGTTCGCCCACGAGACCTCGCGGCTGACCCGGCCGCCGGAGAGCGTGGTGCTCGCCGCCTGCGAACTCGCGATGAGCCACATCCGCCCAGGTGAGGAGGCCCTCGGCTTCGCGGGCACGCTCCTGGCGGGCGGCTCGCGCACGGTGATCGGCGCCGTCGCGCGGGTCGGCGACCGCGCGGCCGCCGACACGATGGCCGACCTGCACCGCCGCCTCGCCGACGGCACGCCCCCCGCACTCGCCCTGGCCGAAGCCATCGCCATCGACCCGCTACGACGACCCTTCGTCTGCCTCGGCGCGGGTTGA
- a CDS encoding polysaccharide deacetylase family protein, with the protein MVRRCLIVAAVGLLALSGCSAPPAPPTQPNPAAGAAPTPAPGGPYPFGTVQAKAPAIVDGKVGVVRRITTDKPYVFITMDDGAVKDPSALDEIQRSGGHPVLFLNQRYVKGHEAYFKSILDTTGAVLGDHTVNHPNLKGKPLAFQQKEICEDADDFKTELGVRPTLFRPPFGNYDQTTLQAAALCGMRVVVLWSAAVNDGQVQFQTGDKLRPGDIVLMHFRKTFKEDYEAFLARAKKDGLTPVPLADFLG; encoded by the coding sequence ATGGTACGGCGTTGTCTGATTGTGGCGGCGGTGGGCCTTTTGGCCCTGTCCGGCTGTTCGGCACCGCCCGCGCCGCCGACCCAGCCGAACCCCGCGGCGGGCGCGGCCCCCACGCCGGCCCCCGGCGGGCCCTACCCGTTCGGGACCGTGCAAGCGAAAGCGCCGGCCATCGTGGACGGCAAGGTCGGCGTGGTCCGCCGCATCACCACGGACAAGCCGTACGTCTTCATCACGATGGACGACGGCGCGGTGAAGGACCCGTCCGCGCTCGACGAGATCCAGCGCTCCGGCGGGCACCCGGTGCTGTTCCTGAACCAGCGGTACGTCAAGGGGCACGAGGCGTACTTCAAGTCCATTTTGGACACCACCGGCGCGGTGCTCGGCGACCACACGGTCAACCACCCGAACCTCAAGGGCAAGCCGCTCGCCTTCCAGCAGAAGGAAATCTGCGAGGACGCCGACGACTTCAAGACCGAGCTGGGCGTCCGCCCCACGCTCTTCCGCCCGCCGTTCGGCAACTACGACCAGACCACCCTGCAGGCCGCGGCCCTGTGCGGCATGCGCGTCGTGGTCCTCTGGTCCGCCGCCGTCAACGACGGCCAGGTCCAATTCCAGACCGGCGACAAGCTCCGCCCCGGCGACATCGTCCTGATGCACTTCCGCAAGACCTTCAAAGAGGACTACGAGGCCTTCCTCGCCCGAGCCAAGAAGGACGGCCTGACCCCGGTCCCGCTCGCCGACTTCCTCGGCTGA
- a CDS encoding SRPBCC family protein, producing the protein MPGRRFSFEVNRVSKAPPAALFRLESDGSLWSTWARPLIVQSRWVSLGADGTGGVGAIRELGLWPLLVREETLEYELDRRHVYTLAGPAPFKDYRAEVLLTPNAAGGTDLRWTGAFTESLAGTGPIARATLNGLIGMLATQLVKAAENGR; encoded by the coding sequence ATGCCGGGTCGCCGCTTTTCGTTCGAGGTCAATCGGGTGAGCAAGGCCCCGCCGGCCGCGCTGTTCCGGCTGGAGAGCGATGGCTCACTCTGGTCGACCTGGGCCCGTCCGCTGATCGTCCAGTCCCGCTGGGTCAGCCTCGGCGCCGACGGCACGGGCGGCGTCGGCGCGATCCGCGAACTCGGGCTGTGGCCGTTGCTGGTGCGCGAGGAGACCTTGGAGTACGAGCTGGACCGCCGGCACGTCTACACCTTGGCCGGACCGGCGCCGTTCAAGGACTACCGCGCGGAGGTGCTCCTGACCCCGAACGCCGCGGGCGGCACCGACCTGCGCTGGACCGGCGCGTTCACCGAGTCGCTGGCGGGCACCGGCCCGATCGCGCGCGCCACGCTGAACGGCTTGATCGGGATGCTCGCGACACAACTGGTCAAAGCGGCCGAGAACGGGCGTTGA
- a CDS encoding FUSC family protein has protein sequence MTRPDFAAPHWLVQLLRPKPVPVPWNMVARAVIALATPLAVAYAAGDIAVGALISTGALPAVLSEASGPYRYRARRLGGATLAAAAGYLVGLLTGGSPAWSIPAVVLVAAVSALISAAGSNASVAALQMFVFCVLGTAQHATGLRVEVLFGYFCAGAAWSLLVALVTWTVRATSSERTAVAHVYIELAAMLSATDEPTSRAARNQLTTAMNTAYDRLLTARSWLSGRDAAYRRLLNQLSATTPAVEASVALVNAGRRPPGEAIEYLTGVAASVLATQPLPPPPTAPEEDADPVLKALYAGLARIEKGDDRQRRAVVSPYRRVREWASSLVSGPLTWVAALRLTVCVAVAEVVGLLVPFERTYWITLTVGVVLKPDFGSVFGRAVLRGLGTVAGVGLGAAVLAVGARGWLLVALIALFAGGAAVGKVRNYGMLGTFVTPLIILQMDLAHTGSWAVVLARLLDTVVGCLIVLVVGYLLWPGSRRPQVGGRLADSFDTVASYVRTALVVSPSGEARLARSRARRAAYRALSDLRTAFQQVIVEPSPAGRQAVAWWPVIAGLERVTDAVTEVGVTLGRDVPPPSPEDVSLLTAALAELGAAVREQRDPASVPLPDGDQLSGVVDQLGTTFDAVRGPDLVERTPSRLVRRFLPYHRRT, from the coding sequence GTGACGCGCCCAGACTTCGCCGCACCCCACTGGCTGGTCCAGCTCCTGCGCCCGAAACCGGTGCCCGTCCCGTGGAACATGGTGGCCCGCGCGGTGATCGCACTGGCGACACCGCTGGCCGTCGCGTACGCGGCCGGGGACATCGCCGTCGGCGCGCTGATCTCGACGGGCGCCCTGCCGGCGGTGCTGTCCGAGGCCTCGGGCCCGTACCGCTACCGCGCCCGCCGGCTGGGCGGCGCGACGCTCGCGGCCGCCGCGGGATACCTGGTCGGGCTGCTGACCGGAGGCTCGCCGGCCTGGTCGATCCCGGCGGTCGTGCTGGTCGCGGCCGTCTCGGCGCTGATCAGCGCGGCCGGCAGCAACGCTTCGGTGGCGGCGCTGCAGATGTTCGTCTTCTGCGTGCTCGGCACCGCCCAGCACGCGACCGGCCTGCGCGTGGAGGTGCTGTTCGGCTACTTCTGCGCGGGCGCGGCCTGGAGCCTGCTGGTCGCGCTGGTGACGTGGACCGTGCGCGCCACCAGCTCCGAGCGCACGGCCGTCGCGCACGTCTACATCGAGCTGGCCGCCATGCTGTCGGCCACCGACGAACCGACCTCGCGCGCCGCCCGCAACCAGCTCACGACAGCCATGAACACCGCGTACGACCGCCTGCTGACGGCCCGTTCGTGGCTGTCCGGCCGCGACGCCGCGTATCGGCGGCTGCTGAACCAGCTGTCCGCCACCACTCCCGCCGTGGAGGCTTCGGTCGCGCTGGTGAACGCCGGTCGCCGGCCGCCCGGCGAGGCCATCGAGTACCTCACGGGCGTCGCCGCTTCGGTGCTGGCGACCCAGCCGTTGCCGCCTCCGCCGACGGCGCCCGAAGAAGACGCCGACCCGGTGCTGAAGGCGTTGTACGCGGGCCTCGCGCGTATCGAGAAGGGCGACGATCGGCAGCGTCGCGCGGTTGTTTCGCCGTACCGCCGGGTGCGGGAGTGGGCGAGTTCGCTCGTGTCCGGCCCGCTGACCTGGGTCGCCGCGCTGCGGCTGACGGTATGCGTGGCCGTGGCCGAGGTGGTGGGGCTACTGGTGCCGTTTGAGCGGACGTACTGGATCACGTTGACGGTCGGCGTCGTGCTGAAGCCGGACTTCGGCTCGGTCTTCGGCCGTGCGGTGCTGCGCGGGCTGGGCACAGTGGCGGGTGTCGGGCTGGGCGCGGCGGTGCTCGCGGTGGGCGCGCGCGGCTGGCTGCTGGTGGCGTTGATCGCGCTGTTCGCCGGCGGCGCCGCGGTGGGGAAGGTGCGCAATTACGGCATGCTCGGCACCTTCGTGACGCCGTTGATCATCCTGCAGATGGACCTCGCGCACACCGGCAGCTGGGCGGTGGTGCTCGCGCGGCTGCTCGACACGGTCGTGGGCTGCTTGATCGTGCTGGTGGTCGGCTACCTGCTCTGGCCGGGCTCACGCCGTCCGCAGGTCGGCGGCCGGCTCGCGGACAGCTTCGACACGGTGGCGTCGTACGTCCGCACCGCGCTGGTGGTTTCGCCTTCGGGAGAGGCGCGACTGGCCCGTTCGCGCGCCCGCCGCGCCGCCTACCGCGCGCTGTCGGACCTGCGGACGGCGTTCCAGCAGGTGATCGTGGAGCCCTCGCCGGCGGGACGGCAGGCCGTGGCGTGGTGGCCGGTGATCGCGGGGCTGGAACGCGTGACGGACGCCGTCACGGAAGTCGGGGTGACCCTCGGCCGGGACGTGCCGCCGCCGTCACCCGAGGATGTTTCCCTGCTGACGGCCGCCTTGGCCGAGCTGGGCGCGGCCGTGCGCGAACAACGCGATCCGGCGTCGGTCCCCCTGCCGGACGGCGACCAGCTCTCCGGCGTCGTCGACCAGCTGGGCACGACCTTCGACGCGGTCCGCGGCCCGGACCTGGTGGAACGCACCCCGTCCCGGCTGGTGCGGCGGTTCCTGCCGTACCACCGGCGCACCTGA
- a CDS encoding antitoxin — protein MGINFDEIKNKAQDALREHGDKIEEGLDKAAGFAKSKFDGQDSKIDGGVEKAKDFLDKFSGKPGEGDQPPAAPPQQP, from the coding sequence ATGGGCATCAACTTCGACGAGATCAAGAACAAGGCCCAGGACGCCCTGCGCGAGCACGGCGACAAGATCGAGGAAGGCCTCGACAAGGCCGCCGGCTTCGCGAAGTCCAAGTTCGACGGGCAGGACTCCAAGATCGACGGCGGGGTCGAGAAGGCCAAGGACTTCCTGGACAAGTTCAGCGGCAAGCCCGGCGAGGGCGACCAGCCGCCGGCCGCCCCGCCGCAGCAGCCGTAA
- a CDS encoding prephenate dehydrogenase: protein MAPVRDVCVIGLGLIGGSLLRASAASGRTTWGAAVSEVDADAASRAGYDVTTDVEAALHRAAAADAVVVLAVPLPAVENLLRLVAQHAAHCLLTDVVSVKGPMLDAVRRRAPYTRYVGGHPMTGTAESGWLAGEETLFQGAAWVVGVEEETDLEAWAEVTRLVLDVGAFAVPLPADSHDEAVARISHLPHLFAAILATVGAQGGPLAMSLAAGSYRDGTRVAGTSPELVRAMTEGNRDALLPIVDEALGRLGAARGSLASTGGLAATINAGHEGALALSAARDAARSGVRINLTAPDARDGLIALGERGGHITSLDEDVAVGEVN, encoded by the coding sequence ATGGCCCCCGTGCGAGACGTATGCGTGATCGGGCTCGGGCTCATCGGCGGTTCGCTGCTGCGGGCCTCGGCGGCGAGCGGCAGGACGACGTGGGGCGCGGCGGTGTCCGAAGTGGACGCCGACGCCGCGAGCCGCGCCGGCTACGACGTGACCACCGACGTGGAGGCCGCGCTGCACCGGGCCGCGGCGGCCGACGCCGTCGTCGTGCTGGCCGTGCCGCTGCCCGCGGTCGAGAACCTGCTGCGGCTGGTCGCGCAGCACGCGGCGCACTGCCTGCTGACCGACGTCGTCAGCGTGAAGGGCCCGATGCTGGACGCCGTGCGGCGGCGGGCGCCGTACACGCGTTACGTGGGCGGGCACCCGATGACCGGGACCGCCGAATCGGGCTGGCTGGCCGGCGAAGAGACGCTGTTCCAGGGCGCCGCCTGGGTGGTCGGCGTCGAGGAGGAGACGGACCTCGAGGCGTGGGCGGAGGTGACGCGGCTGGTGCTGGACGTCGGCGCGTTCGCCGTGCCGCTGCCCGCGGACTCGCACGACGAGGCGGTCGCCCGGATCTCGCACCTGCCGCACCTGTTCGCCGCGATCCTCGCGACGGTCGGCGCGCAGGGCGGCCCGCTGGCGATGTCGCTGGCGGCGGGCTCGTACCGCGACGGCACCCGCGTCGCCGGCACGTCACCCGAGCTGGTCCGCGCCATGACCGAAGGCAACCGTGACGCGCTGCTCCCGATCGTCGACGAGGCCCTCGGCCGGCTCGGCGCGGCGCGCGGCTCCCTCGCCTCGACCGGCGGCCTGGCCGCGACGATCAACGCGGGCCACGAAGGCGCGCTGGCCCTCTCGGCCGCCCGCGACGCCGCCCGCTCCGGCGTCCGCATCAACCTGACCGCCCCGGACGCCCGCGACGGCCTCATCGCCCTCGGCGAACGCGGCGGGCACATCACTTCCCTGGACGAGGACGTCGCCGTCGGCGAAGTCAACTGA
- a CDS encoding NADPH-dependent 2,4-dienoyl-CoA reductase — MTPYPHLLAPLDLGFTTLRNRVLMGSMHTGLEDRAKHFPELAEYYAERARGGVGLIVTGGFAPNRTGWLLPFASKLSTPAEARAHRQLTAPVHEAGGKIALQILHAGRYSYNPLSVSASSIKAPINPFRPRALTGYGVRRQIRAFADSAALAREAGYDGVEIMGSEGYLINQFLAERTNKRSDGWGGTPQKRRRFAVEVVRRTRAAVGPDFIIIYRLSMLDLVPGGQSWDDVVALAKEVEAAGATIINTGIGWHEARVPTIVTSVPRAAFTWVTGKLKPHVTIPVVTSNRINMPQVAEEALAGGDADLVSMARPFLADPEWIRKAETGREDEINTCIACNQACLDHAFGRKPVSCMVNPRAGHETTLTLAPTRRAKHVAVVGAGPAGLAAATALGERGHSVELFEADAEVGGQFGIARLIPGKEEFAETIRYYQRRLEVTGVKVHLGTRVTAADLTGFDEVVLATGVTPRVPSLPGIDHPKVLSYVDVVRHGRPVGERVAVIGAGGIGVDVSEFLTHASSPALDREAWMAEWGVTDPELAAGGLGAPRPEPSPRQVYLLQRKKGPIGAGLGKTSGWVHRAALKAKGVERISGVTYERIDDAGLHVTVNGVPRLLEVDTVVVCAGQEPVRDLVAGLDGVPVHLVGGATVSFQDAAAELDAKRAIDQGTRLAATL; from the coding sequence CTCGACCTGGGCTTCACGACGCTGCGCAACCGCGTGCTCATGGGCTCGATGCACACCGGGCTCGAGGACCGCGCGAAGCATTTCCCGGAATTGGCCGAGTACTACGCCGAACGCGCGCGCGGCGGCGTCGGGCTGATCGTCACCGGCGGGTTCGCGCCCAACCGGACCGGCTGGCTGCTGCCGTTCGCCTCGAAGCTGTCGACGCCGGCGGAAGCCCGGGCGCACCGGCAGCTGACCGCGCCCGTCCACGAAGCCGGCGGCAAGATCGCGCTGCAGATCCTGCACGCGGGCCGGTACTCCTACAACCCGCTGAGCGTCTCGGCGTCGAGCATCAAGGCGCCGATCAACCCGTTCCGGCCGCGCGCTCTGACCGGTTACGGCGTGCGCCGGCAGATCCGCGCCTTCGCCGACAGCGCCGCGCTCGCGCGTGAAGCCGGGTACGACGGCGTCGAGATCATGGGCAGCGAGGGCTACCTGATCAACCAGTTCCTGGCCGAGCGGACCAACAAGCGCTCCGACGGCTGGGGCGGCACGCCGCAGAAGCGGCGGCGGTTCGCCGTCGAGGTCGTGCGGCGCACGCGCGCGGCGGTGGGGCCCGACTTCATCATCATCTACCGGCTGTCCATGCTCGACCTGGTGCCGGGCGGGCAGAGCTGGGACGACGTGGTCGCGCTGGCGAAGGAGGTCGAGGCCGCGGGTGCCACGATCATCAACACCGGCATCGGCTGGCACGAGGCGCGGGTGCCGACGATCGTCACGTCCGTGCCGCGCGCGGCGTTCACCTGGGTGACCGGGAAGCTCAAGCCGCACGTGACGATCCCGGTCGTCACCTCGAACCGGATCAACATGCCGCAGGTGGCCGAGGAGGCGCTGGCGGGCGGTGACGCCGACCTGGTCTCGATGGCCCGGCCGTTCCTCGCCGACCCCGAGTGGATCCGCAAGGCCGAGACCGGGCGCGAGGACGAGATCAACACGTGCATCGCGTGCAACCAGGCCTGCCTGGACCACGCGTTCGGCCGCAAACCGGTGTCCTGCATGGTCAACCCGCGCGCGGGCCACGAGACCACCCTGACGCTCGCGCCGACGCGCCGCGCCAAGCACGTCGCGGTGGTCGGCGCCGGCCCGGCCGGGCTCGCGGCCGCGACGGCGCTGGGCGAACGGGGTCACAGCGTCGAGCTGTTCGAGGCCGACGCCGAGGTCGGCGGCCAGTTCGGCATCGCGCGGCTGATCCCGGGCAAGGAGGAGTTCGCCGAGACCATCCGCTACTACCAGCGGCGGCTGGAGGTCACCGGCGTGAAGGTGCACCTCGGCACGCGGGTGACCGCGGCGGACCTGACCGGGTTCGACGAGGTCGTGCTCGCCACGGGCGTCACGCCGCGGGTGCCGTCGCTGCCCGGCATCGATCACCCGAAAGTGCTGTCCTACGTGGACGTCGTGCGGCACGGCCGCCCGGTCGGCGAGCGGGTCGCGGTGATCGGCGCGGGCGGGATCGGGGTGGACGTGAGCGAGTTCCTCACGCACGCGTCCTCGCCGGCGCTCGACCGCGAGGCCTGGATGGCGGAGTGGGGCGTCACCGACCCGGAGCTGGCCGCGGGCGGGCTCGGCGCGCCGAGGCCCGAGCCGTCGCCACGGCAGGTCTACCTGCTGCAACGCAAAAAGGGACCGATCGGCGCGGGGCTGGGCAAGACGTCCGGCTGGGTGCACCGGGCGGCGCTGAAGGCGAAGGGCGTCGAGCGGATTTCGGGCGTCACGTACGAGCGGATCGACGACGCCGGGCTGCACGTCACCGTCAACGGGGTGCCGCGGCTGCTGGAGGTCGACACCGTGGTGGTCTGCGCCGGTCAGGAGCCCGTGCGGGACCTGGTGGCCGGGCTGGACGGCGTGCCCGTGCACCTGGTCGGCGGGGCCACAGTGTCGTTTCAAGATGCGGCGGCCGAGCTGGACGCGAAACGCGCCATCGACCAGGGGACACGGCTCGCCGCCACGCTGTGA